The following proteins come from a genomic window of Nitrosopumilus sp.:
- a CDS encoding SDR family oxidoreductase, which produces MEKVALVTGSSSGIGLEAALALSRDGYKTFASMRNTKKAGELEQAAKKENLSIEIIELDVDKEESIVSTIKKIITDCGRIDVLVNNAGYGQFGCTEDVSIDDFRKQFETNFFSIVRIIQEVAPIMRKQKSGNIINISSVAGRMGLPGSPAYISSKFALEGLGECLRYELGQFGIKTTLIEPGVIKTNFFESMKIPDSKTDPKYKELTDHILAGLKMMVQMGTPPSEVAKVIMKAIHDDEMLPRYIVGTDAAMFMEAKKMKTDIEFEKYLSKELFPG; this is translated from the coding sequence ATGGAAAAAGTAGCTCTTGTCACAGGCAGTTCTTCGGGAATTGGTTTAGAAGCAGCACTGGCACTTTCAAGGGACGGATACAAAACTTTTGCAAGCATGAGAAATACAAAAAAAGCAGGAGAGTTAGAGCAAGCTGCAAAAAAAGAAAATCTTTCAATTGAGATTATAGAACTAGATGTAGACAAAGAAGAATCAATAGTTTCCACAATTAAAAAAATAATTACTGATTGTGGAAGAATAGATGTACTAGTGAACAATGCAGGATATGGTCAATTTGGATGCACAGAAGATGTATCAATTGATGATTTTAGAAAACAATTTGAAACTAATTTTTTCAGCATTGTAAGAATAATTCAAGAAGTAGCTCCAATCATGAGAAAACAAAAATCAGGAAATATCATAAACATCAGTTCAGTTGCAGGAAGAATGGGACTTCCAGGATCTCCAGCTTATATCAGTTCAAAGTTTGCACTAGAAGGACTGGGAGAATGCTTACGATACGAACTTGGACAGTTTGGAATAAAGACCACCTTAATTGAGCCAGGAGTGATCAAAACAAACTTTTTTGAATCAATGAAGATTCCAGATTCAAAGACAGACCCAAAATACAAAGAACTGACTGATCACATTCTAGCAGGGTTAAAGATGATGGTACAAATGGGAACACCGCCATCCGAGGTTGCCAAAGTGATAATGAAAGCAATTCACGATGATGAAATGTTGCCAAGATACATTGTAGGAACTGATGCTGCCATGTTTATGGAAGCAAAAAAGATGAAAACAGACATAGAATTTGAGAAATACTTGAGTAAAGAGCTATTTCCAGGCTAA
- a CDS encoding DEAD/DEAH box helicase produces MKFSCPKCKSKMEIQKTFNKKMHVSCGKCGIEDLLEFSKNIDEVFLEFLSRFDRGLVTEKGLSDGLKDEGIIRAENEIREMIADNKPDKITEEILFSKKDYISQYKVLKNPEPKMGCKIEDMGLEESITEHLKELQIGEFYKFQEETIQEIIFGENVVIEAPTASGKTEAFLIPVIQRIKKESNQGNVFAIFVYPTKALARDQFPKIQKFAEKIGVDVKVFDGDTKVPERRDIVEKPPQILVTNFDVLHYHMWHQTKFSSLLSSTRILIVDEAHVYSGIFGSNVHYIIKRLKRICSNKLQFVAASATLDDAKKFCEQLFGEKMQIIHGSGKKGQTDFVMLFPSLRTQRKLMVELTKKLTEKKHKTMVFNNSHLNSELLAIQAKKQKVNIKVHRAGLMANYRTAVERQFKEDKLQAISCTPTLELGIDVGNVDCVISSTIPVNRLIQRIGRAARKGQRGYAFLALGNDPISQYYKNHPDDYFEDIEKTYIDPKNPFVEEFQVLAMACDRPISKHELKEHEEIIEYHIIKENLKIINNRIVPNFDKINSMLNEYSIRGIGKSIDIFLSDRKVGDRVLPIALEELHKDAIYFLAGIRYKVKEFDYPKKNIAKLERISRDYPYYTKSLTEEWPTIETVFERRRANGIEVAFCKLHIQKKVYGYVNIELGQEITQGEKVMLDAPLEYDFVTKGIVFHAPRPLKIMEKAEDEDYTEASGYHATEHVVIEGSNMITGGVSQDLGGISLGTSGLIFIYDGAIGGSGASKALYDRFEKVLERSMYIVKECPCKNESGCPRCTFSYRCGNNNEFLHKYSALEILERIHKGEKTELVDPTEGDRPLV; encoded by the coding sequence TTGAAATTCTCATGTCCAAAATGCAAATCAAAGATGGAGATACAAAAAACATTCAACAAAAAGATGCATGTTTCTTGTGGAAAATGCGGCATTGAAGATCTGCTAGAATTTTCAAAAAACATTGACGAGGTATTCCTTGAATTTCTCTCAAGATTTGATAGGGGGTTAGTTACCGAGAAGGGATTATCAGACGGCTTGAAAGATGAGGGAATCATCAGGGCAGAAAATGAAATCAGAGAGATGATAGCAGATAACAAGCCAGACAAAATTACAGAGGAGATCCTATTTTCAAAAAAAGACTACATTTCGCAATACAAAGTTTTGAAGAACCCTGAGCCCAAAATGGGCTGCAAAATAGAAGATATGGGTCTAGAGGAATCAATCACAGAGCACCTCAAGGAATTACAGATTGGAGAATTTTACAAGTTTCAAGAAGAGACAATTCAAGAAATCATATTTGGAGAAAATGTTGTGATCGAGGCACCAACAGCATCAGGAAAAACGGAAGCATTTTTGATTCCAGTCATTCAGAGAATAAAAAAGGAATCAAACCAAGGAAATGTTTTTGCAATTTTTGTATACCCTACAAAAGCTTTGGCAAGAGATCAATTCCCAAAAATACAGAAATTTGCTGAAAAGATTGGAGTTGATGTCAAAGTTTTCGATGGAGACACCAAAGTTCCAGAAAGAAGAGATATTGTTGAAAAGCCACCTCAGATTTTAGTTACAAATTTTGATGTGCTGCATTATCACATGTGGCATCAGACAAAATTTTCGTCATTACTGTCATCTACAAGAATTCTAATTGTGGATGAGGCCCATGTATATTCGGGAATTTTTGGCTCAAACGTACATTATATCATAAAGAGACTCAAAAGAATTTGCAGCAATAAGCTACAATTTGTTGCAGCATCAGCAACTCTAGATGACGCAAAAAAATTCTGTGAGCAGTTGTTTGGAGAAAAAATGCAAATTATTCACGGGTCTGGAAAAAAAGGCCAGACAGATTTTGTAATGTTATTTCCATCACTTAGAACTCAAAGAAAACTCATGGTAGAACTGACAAAAAAATTGACTGAAAAAAAGCACAAGACCATGGTGTTTAACAATTCACATCTAAACTCTGAGCTTTTAGCAATACAAGCAAAAAAGCAAAAAGTCAACATCAAAGTTCATCGTGCAGGGCTGATGGCAAATTATAGAACTGCAGTAGAAAGACAGTTCAAAGAGGACAAATTACAAGCAATTTCATGCACTCCTACGCTTGAATTAGGCATAGATGTAGGAAATGTAGATTGCGTCATCTCATCTACAATCCCGGTAAACAGACTAATCCAAAGAATAGGAAGAGCTGCACGAAAAGGACAAAGAGGTTATGCATTTCTGGCATTGGGAAACGATCCCATTTCTCAATACTACAAGAATCATCCGGACGATTATTTTGAGGATATTGAAAAAACATACATTGACCCCAAGAATCCATTTGTGGAGGAGTTTCAAGTGTTGGCAATGGCATGCGACAGGCCGATTTCCAAACACGAATTAAAGGAGCATGAAGAAATTATTGAATATCACATCATCAAAGAAAATCTCAAAATAATCAACAACAGAATTGTTCCGAATTTTGATAAAATAAATTCCATGCTGAATGAATACAGCATAAGAGGAATTGGCAAATCTATTGACATCTTTTTATCAGACAGAAAAGTGGGAGACAGAGTACTGCCAATCGCGCTTGAGGAGTTGCACAAAGATGCAATCTATTTTTTAGCAGGAATCAGATACAAGGTAAAAGAGTTTGACTATCCTAAAAAAAATATTGCAAAACTGGAAAGAATTTCAAGAGACTATCCATACTATACAAAATCACTCACAGAAGAATGGCCTACCATTGAAACGGTTTTTGAGAGAAGAAGGGCGAACGGGATAGAGGTTGCTTTTTGCAAATTACATATTCAGAAAAAAGTCTACGGATATGTCAACATAGAGCTAGGACAAGAAATTACTCAAGGGGAAAAAGTGATGCTAGATGCACCACTAGAGTATGATTTTGTTACAAAAGGAATTGTCTTTCATGCACCAAGACCACTAAAGATAATGGAAAAGGCAGAGGATGAGGATTACACAGAAGCCAGCGGATATCATGCAACAGAACATGTCGTAATTGAAGGAAGCAATATGATTACAGGCGGAGTGTCTCAAGACTTGGGAGGCATATCGTTAGGCACGTCAGGCCTGATTTTCATCTATGATGGTGCAATTGGCGGAAGTGGTGCCAGCAAAGCACTGTACGACAGATTTGAAAAAGTCCTTGAGAGAAGCATGTACATTGTAAAAGAATGCCCATGCAAAAATGAGTCAGGGTGTCCACGATGTACGTTCTCATACAGATGCGGAAACAATAATGAATTCCTCCACAAATATTCGGCATTGGAAATTCTTGAAAGAATACACAAGGGTGAAAAAACAGAATTGGTAGATCCTACTGAAGGAGACAGGCCATTAGTATGA
- a CDS encoding site-specific DNA-methyltransferase, with protein sequence MKKIEINNIYNLNCIEGMNLIPKNKVDLVITDPPFAINFKANKANYNRTSSRVLTGYNEIKPEDYYDFTFAWMSEVFRILKDSGSMYVFSGWNNLKDILRALDDVGFTTINHIIWKYQFGVVTKKKFVTSHYHCLYVCKDDKKRKFYPFSRFQKNDKTKDGRSLHYKDKEDVWDIKREYWTGDEKTPTKLPSEIIKKLLEYSSEKKDVVFDPFLGSGQVAVVSKSLNRRYLGFEIVSDYYNFAKKRLDKNMYRIKTSK encoded by the coding sequence ATGAAAAAAATTGAAATTAATAATATTTACAATCTAAATTGTATTGAAGGAATGAATTTAATTCCTAAAAATAAGGTTGATCTTGTAATTACTGATCCTCCGTTTGCTATAAATTTCAAAGCAAACAAGGCGAATTATAACAGAACGTCATCTAGAGTGTTGACTGGTTATAACGAAATCAAACCTGAAGATTACTATGATTTCACATTTGCATGGATGAGTGAAGTTTTTCGAATTCTAAAAGATTCAGGAAGCATGTATGTTTTTTCTGGATGGAATAATCTCAAAGATATTTTGCGTGCACTAGATGACGTCGGATTTACTACAATTAATCATATTATTTGGAAATATCAATTTGGAGTGGTCACGAAAAAAAAATTTGTTACTTCACACTATCACTGTCTTTATGTTTGCAAAGACGATAAGAAGCGAAAATTCTATCCTTTTTCCAGATTTCAAAAAAATGACAAAACAAAAGATGGTAGGAGTCTTCATTATAAAGACAAGGAGGACGTATGGGATATCAAAAGAGAATATTGGACTGGGGATGAAAAAACTCCTACTAAACTTCCTTCTGAGATCATCAAAAAATTACTGGAATATTCAAGTGAAAAAAAAGATGTTGTATTTGATCCTTTTCTTGGTTCAGGACAAGTTGCAGTTGTAAGTAAATCGCTTAATCGACGCTATCTTGGATTTGAAATAGTTTCAGATTATTACAATTTTGCCAAAAAACGACTCGATAAAAACATGTACAGAATAAAGACATCAAAATAA
- a CDS encoding twin-arginine translocase TatA/TatE family subunit, translated as MLEHSLNIGGSEWLIIIFLALVLILGTGRLPGAARKLGKAVNEYNKAKNEIQDHMKEVTEESPKISGPVETEREKLEMIARTAGVKVEGKTDDELRKSISEKIGQKRIDESESKK; from the coding sequence ATGCTAGAACATTCACTAAACATAGGTGGAAGCGAATGGCTAATCATAATTTTTTTAGCACTGGTATTAATTTTAGGCACTGGAAGACTTCCAGGTGCTGCAAGAAAACTTGGAAAAGCAGTAAATGAGTACAACAAAGCAAAAAACGAAATTCAAGACCACATGAAAGAAGTTACAGAAGAATCACCAAAAATTTCAGGACCAGTTGAAACAGAAAGAGAAAAGCTGGAGATGATTGCAAGAACTGCAGGAGTTAAAGTAGAAGGTAAAACCGATGACGAGTTAAGAAAAAGCATCTCTGAGAAAATAGGCCAAAAGAGAATTGACGAGTCAGAAAGTAAAAAATAG
- a CDS encoding P-II family nitrogen regulator, protein MKKIEAIVQSGAKDAVVTAIKKIGVGGITVHQVQGQGSQDPPLVGQYFSRDMIICVVDDPKVDEILDAIANVACTGTKGDGKVFVTPVDDALDICTKKRGTTSI, encoded by the coding sequence ATGAAAAAAATTGAAGCTATAGTTCAATCGGGAGCAAAAGATGCAGTTGTTACTGCAATTAAGAAGATTGGTGTTGGTGGAATAACTGTTCATCAAGTTCAAGGACAAGGCTCACAGGATCCTCCGCTAGTTGGACAATACTTTAGCAGAGACATGATAATTTGTGTGGTAGACGATCCTAAAGTAGATGAAATTTTAGATGCGATTGCAAATGTTGCATGCACTGGAACAAAGGGTGACGGTAAAGTTTTTGTCACTCCTGTTGATGACGCACTTGATATTTGCACCAAAAAACGCGGAACCACCTCTATCTAA
- a CDS encoding MFS transporter: MNRVLILVNITGLIIGISYGLHGPILPVFAKNVIGATYSELGLIGLTNFIPYMFIPLFVGILLDRINNGYLLALGATINSTSIYLLSIAQSVPEIMGFRIMTGIAHAFFWPPCESIISNESTEKNRVRNISWFTMFFVIGFMVGPLLGTAVLESLDVTYRILFQIAAFILAAGIITSLLASRKSVRNHHGGFSFSSIKEMKKFPEAIILLIFCTSSFGIILTIYPAFLNDRGMTDSDILLLYFVFGISRVVSLALAGKLARNTSRTLIAGTSAASIGLAMSVFADSTVTFGIALVLMGFGFSIFFPLTLEIVLSKTRKAISGKIIGAYETIFGMGWAIGPTIGGPIAQSFGNETPYALFCIIGIGVVIFAIISRKKLEPQRVLN, encoded by the coding sequence ATGAACAGAGTTCTGATATTAGTCAACATCACAGGTCTAATTATAGGAATTTCATACGGACTGCACGGTCCAATACTACCAGTTTTTGCAAAGAATGTAATCGGTGCCACATATTCTGAGCTCGGATTAATCGGATTAACAAATTTCATCCCCTACATGTTCATCCCGTTATTTGTAGGAATTCTTCTTGATAGAATCAACAATGGTTATCTGCTTGCATTAGGAGCTACAATCAACTCTACATCAATCTACCTTTTATCAATTGCACAATCAGTTCCAGAAATAATGGGATTCAGAATTATGACAGGAATAGCTCATGCTTTTTTTTGGCCACCATGCGAATCCATAATATCTAATGAAAGCACTGAGAAAAACAGAGTCAGAAATATTTCTTGGTTTACAATGTTTTTTGTAATTGGTTTTATGGTGGGCCCATTACTTGGAACAGCAGTACTAGAAAGCCTTGATGTCACATACAGAATTCTATTCCAAATTGCGGCATTTATCCTAGCTGCTGGAATAATCACTTCTCTTTTAGCCTCAAGAAAAAGCGTCAGAAATCATCATGGAGGATTTTCATTTTCATCAATCAAAGAGATGAAAAAATTTCCAGAAGCCATAATATTGCTGATTTTTTGTACATCATCATTCGGAATCATACTCACAATTTATCCCGCATTTCTAAATGACAGAGGCATGACAGATTCCGATATCTTGCTACTCTATTTTGTTTTTGGGATATCACGAGTTGTGTCTCTTGCATTAGCTGGAAAGTTGGCAAGAAATACAAGTCGAACTCTGATTGCCGGAACAAGTGCAGCATCAATAGGATTGGCAATGTCAGTTTTTGCAGATTCAACAGTAACTTTTGGAATTGCGCTGGTTTTGATGGGATTCGGGTTCAGCATATTCTTCCCTCTTACACTAGAGATTGTTTTGAGCAAAACTAGAAAAGCAATATCAGGGAAAATAATTGGCGCATATGAAACAATTTTTGGAATGGGTTGGGCAATAGGACCAACTATTGGGGGACCAATTGCACAGTCATTTGGGAATGAAACACCTTATGCGCTGTTTTGCATAATAGGAATCGGAGTTGTAATATTTGCAATCATATCTAGAAAGAAACTAGAACCACAAAGAGTTCTAAATTAG